The following proteins are co-located in the Pedobacter frigiditerrae genome:
- a CDS encoding metalloregulator ArsR/SmtB family transcription factor produces MDQVEIFKALSNKTRLQILNWLKDPELHFPDHKVSCGETNGGVCVGHIQKKAGLTQSTISEYLAVLQRAGLVTAKRVGQWTYYKRNEKAFEALSNLVASEL; encoded by the coding sequence ATGGATCAGGTAGAAATATTTAAAGCACTTTCTAACAAAACCCGTTTACAAATCTTAAACTGGTTAAAGGACCCCGAATTACATTTTCCAGACCATAAGGTATCTTGTGGCGAAACGAATGGTGGTGTGTGTGTTGGTCATATTCAAAAAAAGGCTGGTTTAACACAATCAACCATTTCAGAGTATTTAGCTGTTTTGCAAAGAGCGGGTTTAGTTACTGCAAAAAGGGTAGGTCAGTGGACTTATTACAAAAGAAATGAAAAAGCGTTTGAGGCTTTAAGCAATCTAGTCGCATCCGAATTATAG
- a CDS encoding LLM class flavin-dependent oxidoreductase, which translates to MGTNQLSALPFSVLDLAGVIEGKTIADTFRNSVDLAQHTESLGYQRYWLAEHHNMISVASSATSVLIGHIAGHTKTIKVGSGGIMLPNHSPLIVAEQFGTLSTIYPGRIDLGLGRAPGTDQLTAMEIRGERFSAPHHFPQDVLKLQRYLSDHNGESKVRAIPGEGTNVPIWILGSSTESAHLAASYGLPYAFASHFAPTYFMEAIQIYRQNFRPSATLDKPYVMACVNVVAADTDQEAERLSTSLKRLFMGIVTGKRQLLQPPIDNMDGVWSDMEEEAVNQMLAIAFIGGPEKLSDQLQSFIAQTQIDEIMATSHIYDHQARLHSYELLANIIKGNLQMVFNN; encoded by the coding sequence ATGGGTACAAATCAATTATCAGCGTTGCCATTTTCGGTACTAGATTTAGCTGGAGTTATAGAAGGAAAAACAATTGCCGATACTTTTAGGAACAGTGTTGATTTAGCTCAACATACCGAATCATTAGGTTATCAGCGTTATTGGTTGGCAGAACACCATAACATGATCAGTGTTGCAAGTTCTGCAACGTCGGTTTTAATTGGACATATTGCTGGTCACACTAAAACAATTAAAGTAGGTTCTGGCGGAATAATGTTGCCAAATCATTCACCGCTAATCGTTGCAGAACAATTCGGAACATTATCTACTATTTATCCCGGTAGGATAGATTTAGGATTAGGAAGAGCACCGGGAACAGACCAATTAACCGCAATGGAAATAAGGGGTGAACGTTTTTCTGCGCCACATCACTTTCCACAAGATGTTTTAAAGCTACAGCGTTATTTATCTGATCATAACGGCGAAAGCAAAGTAAGGGCGATTCCTGGAGAAGGTACCAATGTACCTATTTGGATTTTAGGTTCAAGTACCGAAAGTGCTCATTTAGCAGCGTCATATGGCTTACCGTATGCATTTGCAAGCCATTTTGCACCTACTTATTTTATGGAGGCCATACAAATTTATAGGCAAAATTTCCGTCCATCAGCTACGCTAGATAAGCCTTATGTAATGGCTTGTGTAAATGTTGTTGCCGCCGATACAGATCAAGAAGCAGAAAGATTATCAACTTCGTTGAAAAGGTTATTTATGGGCATAGTGACAGGAAAACGCCAATTATTGCAACCGCCTATAGATAATATGGATGGAGTTTGGAGTGATATGGAAGAAGAAGCTGTAAATCAAATGTTAGCCATTGCTTTTATTGGCGGGCCAGAAAAGCTAAGCGATCAATTGCAATCATTTATAGCACAAACTCAAATTGATGAAATTATGGCAACATCTCATATCTATGATCATCAAGCCAGGCTTCATTCTTATGAACTTTTAGCCAATATCATTAAGGGAAATTTACAGATGGTGTTCAATAATTAA
- a CDS encoding response regulator, producing the protein MIKLNSTIMIVDDNIIDQMITTRVLKNSYSQSDVLVMDCPIKALSYLESNEDNIASLPSLIILDLDMPEMNGLGFLERFSEFADKLKDAIKIVVLTATDVMEDIELASANPAVSKLISKPLFNNSLAEML; encoded by the coding sequence ATGATTAAATTAAACAGTACAATAATGATTGTTGATGATAACATCATAGATCAAATGATTACGACAAGAGTATTGAAAAATTCATATTCGCAATCTGATGTTTTAGTGATGGATTGTCCAATAAAAGCATTAAGTTATTTGGAAAGTAATGAAGACAATATCGCTTCTTTACCAAGTTTAATTATACTTGACTTAGACATGCCAGAAATGAATGGTTTGGGTTTTTTGGAGAGATTTTCTGAATTTGCTGATAAATTAAAGGATGCTATAAAAATAGTGGTTTTAACTGCAACTGATGTAATGGAGGATATTGAGCTGGCAAGTGCTAACCCAGCTGTTTCAAAGTTAATCTCTAAACCATTGTTTAATAACTCTTTGGCTGAAATGCTATAG
- a CDS encoding serine hydrolase domain-containing protein, translating into MNQFLLKCIFFIAVITLTTISCFAQVSKAEAEIQEAMKKYNTIGLSVAVVKKGVLIYTHSFGLKNTESNTPLSDNDIFRIASISKSFSATAIMQLVEKGKIKLSDDFSDLVGFKVRNPKFPETIITLKMVLSHTSSINDSEGYFNLDVINPAKNTNWAKCYNAYEPGKGYQYCNLNFNMVGTIIEKISGERFDQYIKHHILDPLGLYGGYCVDSLDKSRFTTLYEYNDKNKQFQSSPMAYNPRSEEVKNYIMGYNTPIFSPTGGMKISATDLAKYMTMHMNHGKYNGIRIISKRSSKLMQTKLSDEENYGLAIRTSDNLIDGKTMTGHTGSAYGLYSAMFFNPKEKFGIVVITNGCNPTYTKTFVDIIRSSFNSLYNNLIR; encoded by the coding sequence ATGAACCAATTCCTATTAAAATGCATCTTTTTTATAGCAGTAATTACATTAACAACAATTTCTTGTTTTGCACAAGTTTCAAAAGCCGAAGCAGAAATACAAGAAGCGATGAAAAAATACAATACCATTGGGCTTTCTGTTGCTGTAGTTAAAAAAGGAGTATTGATTTACACGCATTCATTTGGATTAAAAAATACTGAAAGTAACACACCACTTAGCGACAACGATATTTTCAGAATAGCATCTATTTCCAAATCATTTTCTGCTACTGCTATTATGCAATTGGTAGAAAAAGGAAAAATAAAATTAAGTGATGATTTTAGTGATTTGGTAGGTTTTAAAGTGAGAAACCCAAAATTTCCAGAAACCATAATTACATTAAAAATGGTGTTGTCACATACATCAAGTATTAATGATAGCGAAGGTTATTTTAATTTGGATGTAATTAATCCTGCTAAAAATACAAACTGGGCAAAGTGTTATAATGCTTATGAACCTGGGAAAGGATACCAGTATTGTAACCTAAACTTCAATATGGTGGGCACTATCATTGAAAAAATATCTGGTGAACGATTTGACCAATATATTAAACATCATATTCTAGATCCCTTAGGTTTGTATGGCGGTTATTGTGTTGATTCTTTAGACAAATCTCGTTTTACTACTCTTTATGAATATAATGATAAAAATAAGCAATTTCAATCATCGCCTATGGCTTATAACCCAAGGTCAGAAGAGGTAAAGAATTATATCATGGGTTACAATACCCCAATTTTTTCGCCAACTGGCGGAATGAAAATATCAGCTACAGATTTAGCAAAATACATGACCATGCACATGAACCATGGGAAATATAATGGAATTAGAATTATTTCTAAAAGGAGTTCGAAATTGATGCAAACTAAACTATCTGATGAAGAAAATTATGGTTTAGCCATTAGAACTTCAGATAATTTAATTGATGGTAAAACAATGACTGGCCATACTGGTTCTGCCTATGGTTTATACAGTGCCATGTTCTTTAACCCTAAGGAAAAATTTGGGATAGTTGTAATTACAAATGGGTGTAACCCAACTTATACAAAAACTTTTGTGGATATAATTAGATCAAGTTTTAATAGCCTTTATAACAATTTAATTAGATAG
- a CDS encoding response regulator, translating to MKLKVLFVIYLSCFALNNVVANQIPVAKKGIIDLRTVSFETKLALNGEWVFYWNQLINPNVKPNNEGIMVDFPKKWNDLSINGKQLPAFGYATYKLTLLLPKSKTAFKIDIPDVYCAYRLYLNGNKVAETGKVGTSAKDFIPHWQYNAFDVPAGTDTAVLILQIANYVHSKGGIKKSLYIGEKTNMEMDRRYAEAIDLVLTGCLFMGGMFFIGLYLLGNKDKAILLFSLYSIVYCYRIIGVDNYILHTLLPNLDWQFTVRIEYISLYLSIGLFGLYTRYLYPLDVNKTIVKLLCFICFLFGLTTLLLPPFYFTQLITPFLFVTIFCICYTLYIYILSYLNKRSGSGYAMLSSFAMMFVFAISLLHYFNIIPQLQALTFCAYVSFFFLQSLILSYRVSYQLKKSREQAEQGLIAKSEFLSTMSHEIRTPLNSVIGMSHLLLKNNPRKDQADQLDIMLFSANNLLAIVNDILDFNKIEAGKIQLDYTEIDVIAIINNIVAGHQNDAVEKGIDLKFTIKDPITSRIQGDPTRMFQVITNLVHNAIKFTNNGCVHLSLSKISETDQDISLKIQVKDTGIGISREKQKIIFDRFTQADSSTSRSFGGTGLGLAISKRILELQNSTLKVVSEEGKGATFYFVQTFKKIAANSMQNELKNVFTKEKEMRLSGFSILLVEDNDLNVMVAQSFLKNWGAEVDVAKDGKQALDMLDINKHQLILMDLHMPVMDGFEASKNIREKGINIPIIALTANNKKDVEEQVKKVGINDIIVKPFLPDELYQKVLSYIN from the coding sequence ATGAAACTAAAGGTCTTATTTGTCATATATCTTTCTTGTTTTGCTTTAAATAATGTTGTCGCAAATCAAATTCCTGTCGCCAAAAAAGGAATAATTGATTTAAGAACAGTATCATTTGAAACTAAGTTGGCCCTTAATGGTGAATGGGTTTTCTATTGGAATCAGTTGATTAATCCAAATGTAAAGCCAAACAACGAAGGTATAATGGTTGATTTTCCGAAAAAATGGAACGACCTGTCAATTAACGGAAAACAGCTTCCTGCATTTGGATATGCAACCTATAAATTAACCTTATTACTTCCAAAAAGCAAAACAGCATTTAAAATAGACATACCAGATGTTTACTGCGCCTATCGTTTGTATTTAAATGGAAATAAAGTTGCTGAAACTGGAAAGGTAGGAACAAGTGCTAAAGATTTTATTCCACATTGGCAATATAATGCGTTTGATGTTCCAGCAGGAACAGACACAGCCGTATTGATTCTGCAAATAGCAAACTATGTACATAGCAAGGGCGGGATAAAAAAGTCGCTTTATATTGGTGAGAAGACAAATATGGAAATGGATAGGAGATATGCAGAAGCCATAGATTTAGTGCTTACTGGGTGTTTGTTCATGGGTGGTATGTTTTTTATTGGTTTATATCTTTTGGGTAACAAGGACAAGGCTATTTTGCTGTTCTCTCTTTATTCTATTGTTTATTGTTATAGAATTATAGGAGTTGATAATTATATTCTGCATACATTATTGCCTAACCTAGATTGGCAATTTACGGTTAGGATAGAATACATTAGTTTATATTTAAGCATTGGCTTGTTTGGTTTATACACTCGATATTTATATCCGCTAGATGTAAATAAAACTATAGTTAAGTTGCTATGTTTCATTTGCTTTTTATTTGGCTTAACTACTTTATTGTTGCCTCCATTTTATTTTACACAACTAATTACACCATTTTTATTTGTAACCATCTTTTGTATTTGTTACACACTTTACATTTATATTTTAAGCTATCTAAATAAAAGAAGTGGTTCTGGTTATGCAATGTTAAGCTCTTTCGCTATGATGTTTGTATTTGCTATTTCTCTTCTTCATTATTTTAATATTATACCACAGTTACAAGCATTGACTTTTTGTGCTTATGTTAGTTTTTTCTTTTTGCAATCTTTAATTCTGTCTTATAGGGTTTCTTACCAGCTCAAAAAATCTAGAGAGCAGGCAGAACAAGGTTTAATAGCTAAAAGCGAATTTTTAAGCACGATGAGCCATGAAATTAGAACGCCACTAAATTCAGTGATTGGTATGAGCCATTTACTTTTAAAGAACAATCCACGAAAAGACCAAGCAGATCAATTAGATATAATGCTTTTTTCTGCTAATAATTTATTGGCAATTGTTAATGATATTTTAGATTTTAACAAAATTGAGGCTGGGAAAATACAGCTTGATTATACAGAGATTGATGTTATAGCAATTATAAATAATATTGTAGCTGGACATCAAAACGATGCAGTAGAGAAAGGTATTGACCTAAAATTTACAATTAAAGATCCTATAACTTCAAGGATACAAGGAGATCCAACACGGATGTTTCAGGTTATTACAAACTTAGTACACAATGCTATTAAATTTACCAATAATGGATGTGTTCATTTAAGCTTAAGTAAAATCTCAGAAACTGATCAAGATATTTCTTTAAAAATTCAAGTTAAGGATACGGGCATTGGCATTTCTAGAGAGAAGCAAAAAATTATATTTGATAGATTTACGCAGGCAGATTCCTCAACTTCTAGGAGTTTTGGAGGAACAGGCTTAGGTTTAGCTATTTCTAAGCGGATTTTAGAACTTCAAAACTCCACATTAAAAGTTGTAAGTGAAGAAGGTAAAGGAGCCACTTTTTATTTTGTGCAAACATTTAAAAAGATAGCTGCTAATTCTATGCAAAATGAACTAAAAAATGTTTTCACCAAGGAGAAGGAAATGAGGTTATCTGGGTTTTCCATTTTATTAGTCGAAGATAATGATCTGAATGTAATGGTTGCGCAAAGTTTTTTAAAGAATTGGGGAGCAGAGGTTGATGTTGCAAAAGATGGTAAACAGGCGTTAGATATGCTAGATATCAATAAGCATCAATTAATTTTAATGGATTTGCACATGCCTGTAATGGATGGTTTTGAAGCTTCTAAAAACATTAGAGAAAAGGGGATTAATATTCCAATCATTGCCCTAACAGCTAATAACAAAAAAGATGTTGAAGAGCAAGTGAAGAAAGTAGGTATAAATGATATAATTGTAAAACCATTCTTGCCAGATGAACTTTATCAGAAAGTATTGTCATATATTAACTAA
- a CDS encoding glycoside hydrolase family 27 protein, whose translation MGIKYEILKAIHFMLKKAFIIVALYSIASTTQAQTKSSFKDWAKTPPMGWNSWDCYGSTVTEAEVKTNADYMATNLKKLGWQYVVVDIRWFVENDKAGGYNQTDPRYVMDEYGRYLPYVGRFPSAAGGKGFKALADYIHSKGLKFGIHIMRGIPVEAVKRKLPIKGAKGITADQVYSTALQCQWLRDNYTVLADKPGAQEYYDSILELYASWGVDFIKVDDLSRPYHQGEIELIRKAIDKTGRPIVLSTSPGETPIKNADHVKEHANMWRMVDDVWDIWKDLVHLMNVSKGWYAYSAPGTWPDCDMIPLGRIAIRGERGKDRMTRLTKDEQVSLMTFFTIFRSPLMFGGDLPSNDAFTLSLLNNKDILKMHKEGTDVKQLFMENGKVAITSRNSKTGERYLALFNISDKETTTVTVNLKEFGFDSKYRVKELWTGNYIRGIEANFSQQLAPHSSKVYSISK comes from the coding sequence ATGGGGATTAAATATGAAATTTTAAAGGCTATTCATTTTATGTTAAAAAAAGCATTCATCATTGTTGCGTTATACTCAATTGCATCAACAACACAAGCACAAACTAAATCATCATTTAAAGATTGGGCAAAAACTCCTCCAATGGGATGGAATAGCTGGGATTGTTATGGATCAACAGTAACAGAAGCTGAAGTAAAAACAAATGCCGATTATATGGCTACCAACTTAAAAAAGCTAGGTTGGCAGTATGTTGTGGTAGATATTCGTTGGTTTGTAGAAAACGATAAAGCAGGCGGCTATAACCAAACTGACCCTAGATATGTTATGGATGAGTACGGTAGGTATCTTCCTTATGTTGGCCGTTTTCCATCTGCTGCTGGCGGCAAAGGCTTTAAAGCATTGGCTGATTACATCCATAGCAAAGGCCTGAAATTTGGCATCCATATCATGCGTGGAATACCTGTTGAGGCCGTAAAAAGAAAATTACCGATTAAAGGAGCAAAAGGAATTACTGCAGACCAAGTCTATTCAACAGCGTTGCAATGTCAATGGTTAAGGGATAATTATACCGTTTTAGCAGATAAACCAGGCGCACAAGAATATTATGATTCTATTTTAGAGTTATACGCCTCGTGGGGAGTTGATTTTATTAAGGTTGATGATTTATCTCGCCCTTACCATCAAGGTGAAATAGAATTAATTCGTAAAGCGATTGACAAAACTGGACGACCAATTGTATTGAGTACTTCTCCTGGAGAAACACCAATAAAAAATGCCGACCATGTTAAAGAACATGCGAACATGTGGCGTATGGTTGATGATGTTTGGGACATTTGGAAAGATTTAGTTCACTTGATGAATGTTTCTAAAGGTTGGTACGCTTATTCGGCACCAGGTACTTGGCCAGATTGCGATATGATTCCCTTAGGAAGAATTGCAATTAGAGGTGAACGTGGTAAAGATAGAATGACTCGTTTAACAAAAGACGAGCAAGTTTCTTTAATGACGTTTTTTACCATTTTTCGATCTCCACTAATGTTTGGTGGCGATTTACCATCAAATGATGCTTTTACGTTATCGCTGCTTAATAACAAGGATATTCTTAAAATGCATAAAGAAGGAACGGATGTTAAACAGCTTTTTATGGAAAATGGAAAGGTGGCAATAACTTCTCGTAACAGTAAAACCGGAGAACGCTACCTAGCCTTATTTAATATTAGCGATAAAGAAACAACAACTGTTACTGTAAATTTAAAGGAATTTGGATTCGATAGTAAATATAGAGTTAAAGAGTTATGGACTGGGAATTACATAAGAGGTATAGAAGCTAATTTTTCTCAGCAGTTAGCACCACATAGCAGTAAGGTTTATAGTATCAGTAAATAA
- a CDS encoding type IX secretion system membrane protein PorP/SprF, whose translation MIKRSFILFILVGLSFLCNAQQDAQYSQYMFNGIYINPAYAGYKEQLNIHSFYRNQWTGITGSPKSMSVAVDAIANDGNVGLAFQVSSDRLGAESSVSAYGSYAYRLRVGNSENSRLAFGIGLGVMQQLLDAERLNARDANDSYILASGNESVIVPDARAGIYYSDDRFYAGFSADNLIAQYVINKKNLSVYFQTPKSHFYLTAGMLLPVNEYIQVKPSFLLKDDRGGPTSLDLNAFVLFANRFWVGASYRSAVKLYDKSYLQVDLQKTNSVVGMVDFFVTENIRVGYAYDQTLSRLSGYSGGSHEVSVGVTIKPSQIIRMLTPRYF comes from the coding sequence ATGATAAAAAGATCATTTATATTATTCATTTTAGTTGGCTTATCTTTTTTGTGTAATGCACAACAAGATGCTCAGTACAGTCAATATATGTTTAATGGTATATATATTAATCCGGCTTATGCTGGCTACAAAGAGCAATTAAATATTCACAGCTTTTATCGTAACCAATGGACGGGTATAACAGGTTCGCCTAAAAGTATGTCGGTTGCGGTAGATGCAATTGCAAATGACGGTAATGTTGGTTTGGCATTTCAGGTTTCTTCGGATAGACTTGGGGCAGAAAGCAGTGTCTCAGCTTATGGAAGTTATGCGTATAGATTAAGAGTAGGAAATTCTGAAAATTCTCGTTTAGCTTTTGGAATTGGTTTGGGTGTAATGCAGCAATTGCTAGATGCAGAAAGACTTAATGCAAGAGATGCGAATGATAGTTATATTTTAGCGTCGGGAAATGAAAGTGTAATTGTACCAGATGCAAGGGCAGGTATATATTATTCTGACGATCGTTTTTATGCTGGTTTCTCTGCTGATAATTTAATTGCTCAATATGTAATTAACAAGAAGAATTTGAGTGTTTATTTTCAAACACCAAAATCTCACTTTTACCTTACTGCCGGAATGCTTTTACCTGTAAATGAATATATTCAAGTTAAACCTTCATTCTTATTAAAGGATGATCGTGGTGGTCCAACTAGTTTAGACTTAAATGCATTCGTGCTTTTTGCAAATCGGTTTTGGGTGGGAGCCAGTTATCGTTCTGCGGTAAAGTTATACGATAAGAGCTACTTACAAGTAGATCTGCAAAAGACAAATTCTGTTGTTGGTATGGTAGATTTTTTTGTTACTGAAAACATCAGAGTTGGTTATGCATATGACCAAACATTAAGCCGATTATCGGGTTATAGCGGTGGATCTCATGAGGTTTCGGTAGGAGTAACCATTAAACCAAGTCAAATAATAAGAATGCTAACACCAAGGTACTTTTAA
- a CDS encoding aldo/keto reductase: MEYRQLGASGLNVPVLSFGTATFGGANEFFKAWGSTQVDEATRLINVCMDAGVNFFDTANIYSRGVAEEILGKAIADLQRDKVLISTKATFPMGDGANDFGSGRLHLIDQVNQSLKRLNTDYIDVYHLHGFDANTPVEETLKTLDNLIQSGKIRYIAVSNFSGWHLMKSLSVSERYGWSKYIGHQVLYSLYDREFELELMPLAIDQNIGTMVWSPLSSGKLGGKYERGKPFPTDNRIQQGGSHGPAIDQERLFNIVDALKAIAEETEKTVPQVALNWLLQRPTVANIIIGARNEEQLKQNLLAVGWNLTTDQVKRLDEASHVYPIYPYWHQQQNTKLVPQPKFY, from the coding sequence ATGGAATACAGACAATTAGGGGCATCTGGTTTAAATGTCCCAGTACTTAGTTTTGGTACGGCTACATTTGGTGGAGCAAACGAATTTTTTAAGGCTTGGGGTTCAACTCAGGTAGATGAAGCAACTCGATTAATTAATGTTTGCATGGATGCCGGCGTTAATTTTTTCGATACAGCAAATATATATTCACGTGGCGTTGCCGAAGAAATTTTAGGCAAGGCAATTGCAGATTTGCAACGCGATAAGGTTTTGATTTCTACAAAGGCAACTTTCCCAATGGGAGATGGAGCAAACGATTTTGGTTCTGGTCGGTTACATTTAATTGATCAGGTAAATCAAAGTTTGAAACGTTTAAATACAGATTACATAGATGTTTATCACTTGCATGGTTTTGACGCCAACACGCCTGTGGAAGAGACTTTGAAAACTTTAGATAACTTAATCCAAAGTGGAAAGATAAGATATATTGCTGTCTCTAATTTTTCAGGATGGCATTTGATGAAATCTTTATCAGTTTCAGAAAGATACGGCTGGTCTAAATATATTGGTCACCAAGTTTTGTATTCGTTGTACGATAGAGAATTTGAGTTGGAGCTTATGCCTTTAGCTATAGATCAAAATATTGGAACAATGGTTTGGAGCCCTTTATCTTCTGGCAAACTAGGTGGTAAATACGAACGTGGAAAACCTTTTCCAACAGATAACAGAATTCAGCAAGGTGGTTCTCATGGTCCTGCAATTGATCAAGAACGTTTGTTTAACATTGTAGATGCACTTAAAGCAATTGCTGAAGAAACAGAAAAAACGGTTCCTCAAGTAGCGTTAAATTGGTTATTACAAAGACCAACGGTTGCTAATATTATTATCGGCGCTAGAAACGAAGAACAGTTAAAACAGAACTTGCTAGCGGTTGGATGGAACTTAACCACTGACCAAGTTAAAAGATTAGATGAGGCAAGTCATGTTTACCCAATTTATCCTTACTGGCATCAACAACAAAATACAAAATTGGTTCCTCAGCCAAAATTTTATTAG
- a CDS encoding arabinogalactan endo-beta-1,4-galactanase produces the protein MKAKHSLIILTFSFLIIACASNASCQKFKSDFAKGGDISWLPQMEATGFKFYDSNGVSQDCFKILKDHGFNTIRLRTWVNPSNSKTSGHCSKEETVAMALRAKRWGMRIMINFHYSDTWADPGKQHKPKAWEGHDFKTLQNDVYNYTFDVMNTLKSKGIYPEWVQVGNEIPSGMIYPEGSTDNWPQLAALINKGYDAIKAVSPKSKVILHVDQGNDNGRFRYWFDNAKKHNAKYDVIGLSYYPYWLKGSPDYTLSIDDLGKNLNDLVTRYGKEVMIVEVGGEATKPENTFDMLVAVQQKVKAVPNGKGLGVLYWEPQGANIWSKYNLSAWGDDGKPTKALKAFQ, from the coding sequence ATGAAGGCAAAACATTCTTTAATCATTTTAACTTTTTCATTTCTAATCATTGCTTGTGCTTCAAATGCAAGTTGCCAAAAATTTAAATCGGACTTTGCCAAAGGAGGCGATATCAGCTGGTTACCCCAAATGGAAGCAACAGGATTTAAATTTTATGACTCGAATGGTGTTTCACAAGATTGCTTTAAGATTTTAAAAGATCATGGCTTTAATACCATTAGGTTAAGGACTTGGGTAAATCCCTCAAATAGCAAAACTAGTGGACATTGCAGTAAGGAAGAAACGGTAGCAATGGCTTTAAGAGCAAAAAGATGGGGAATGCGTATCATGATTAACTTTCATTATAGCGATACTTGGGCTGACCCTGGGAAACAGCATAAACCAAAAGCTTGGGAAGGTCACGATTTCAAAACCTTGCAAAATGATGTATATAATTACACTTTTGACGTGATGAATACCTTGAAAAGCAAAGGAATTTATCCTGAATGGGTGCAGGTTGGGAATGAAATTCCTAGTGGGATGATTTACCCTGAAGGAAGCACTGACAACTGGCCTCAACTAGCTGCATTAATTAACAAAGGTTATGATGCTATTAAAGCCGTAAGCCCAAAATCAAAGGTAATTTTACATGTGGACCAGGGCAATGATAATGGAAGATTTAGGTATTGGTTTGATAACGCTAAAAAACACAATGCAAAATATGATGTGATTGGCCTCTCCTATTATCCTTATTGGTTAAAAGGCAGTCCAGATTATACTTTATCTATTGATGATTTAGGGAAAAACTTAAATGATTTGGTTACTAGATACGGCAAAGAAGTGATGATAGTAGAAGTTGGTGGAGAAGCAACTAAACCTGAAAACACTTTTGATATGTTAGTTGCGGTGCAACAAAAAGTAAAAGCCGTACCAAATGGAAAAGGTTTAGGCGTACTTTATTGGGAACCGCAAGGCGCTAACATTTGGAGCAAATACAATTTGAGTGCTTGGGGAGATGATGGAAAACCAACCAAAGCACTCAAAGCATTTCAGTAA